CATTATATCTCTCATTGTTGAGATGATCGTAATATTTCACCCAATGTAAAAGAGCCTCTCTTTCCTGCGAAACTTCACCGGAGCTTACACGAAGGGCATTTCTTCCGGCCTTCATAATATCCCTTCTAACAGGGTCCATCGAATTGCGCAGTTCATTCACAATATCCTGTATCTCGGGAGCGGAATCTGAAACCGAAATAAGTGATTCTAGTAGAGAAAATAATACATCTATGTCTGTCTTTATAGACATAAGATGTTTATTCCACGACGATTTCATGGCATTTCGAGCCTCTTCCTTCATTGCAGATTGTATTTCTTCCAACTCTTCTGCCGTAGCAATGGAGGATGCTATCATCCATTCCTTCATCTTTACAATGCAATCCCATTCAGCCTCCCATTCCAACCTCTCTTTGGATTTATATCTTTCCTGCGAACCAGAGGTGGAGTGTCCCTGCGGCTGTGTGATCTCCGTTACATGAAAAAATACAGGCACATGTTCGCGACGGCAAAGATCTATTCCCTCCTCAAAAGTTTGAATCAAAGAGGCATAATCCCAACCCTTTACTTCATAAATTTTAATTCCATTTCCTTCTTCATCGAGCTGAAATCCCGACAAAACTTCCGATATATTCTGTTTTGTGGTTTGATATTTTTGAGGAACTGAAATTCCATAACCATCATCCCACACAAAAAATGCAAGTGGTATCTTTAAAACCCCGGCAGCATTCACCGATTCCCAAAAAACGCCTTCAGAGGTACTGGCATCTCCAATTGTAGCAAATACTACTTCATTTCCATTGTTTGAGAATCCAGATTGATTAATTGCTGCATTTTGTCTGAATATTTTTGAGGACAGTGCCAAACCCACGGCCCTAACCATTTGTGAAGCCGTTGGAGAGGTATCTGAGGATGAATTTTTCATGTTTACCAAATCTTTCCATTGTCCTGACTGATCCAAACTCCGTGTAGCAAAATGTGCATTCATTTGTCGCCCACCGGAGGAAGGTTCTTCATTGATATCCGGTATAGCATATAATTGTGCGAAAAATTGTTCTGTTGTAAGTATATCCGCAGCAAACATGAAGGTTTGATCTCTATAATACCCTGATCTGAAGTCACCGGTCTTAAAAGTTTTTGCCATGGCAAGTTGTGCAACTTCCTTTCCATCGCCGAAAATTCCAAATTTCGCTTTTCCGGTAAGCACTTCTCTTCTGCCCAAAAGGCTTGCCTCCCTACTGCGACAAGCTATTTTGAAGTCGTTTATCACATCCCGCTTAAAATCTTCGAAGGTGATATTTTTATTTTGAGTTAGGTCAGACATATGTTGAGTTAAAATATTGGCAAAAATAAGAAATCGGAGGTTTAAGCCCGACTTAAATTCTGTTAGCAGAAAAAACTTTTCTATTTGGGCTTTGATGGTATAATTGTTGTGTGAATAAAGAAATTCAATTTTTGAATTAGAGGATAGAAGTCTAAATTTGTATCCCCTAAATCTTTTAACAACTAAACCAATATATTATGACAAAATTTTTTTCCGCACTAACCTTGATCTTATTGATCTCCACAGTTTCTTACGCGCAAACTTCGGTTTCTCCGAATTCTAATGGATCTGAAGCAGCACCGGTTGTTCCAGTTGTAAATCCTAATGCAGGTGAATTTAAATGGGTTGAAGAAACGCATGATTTCGGAACTATCCCACAAGGAACTCCGGTTAAAAACAAATTTGAGTTCACAAATACAGGTAAAGAACCGATCATAGTATCAAATGTTCAAAAAACTTGTGGTTGCACAGTTACAGAATGGACAAAAGAACCGGTTATGCCAGGTCAGGTTGGTTATGTTACCGCTGAATTTAATGCAGCAAAGGAAGGTCCTTTCACAAAAGCGATCACAGTTCAGTCAGATGCTAAAACACCTTCAGTAAAATTATATTTCAAAGGAACAGTTCAAAAAACCGAGCAAGCAGGTGGAGTTCCAGAACAAAATACCATTTTTAACACAGGAGGAAATTAATTTATCAATAATTAAAAACTGATATAATGAAAAAAGTATTCACGATAATTTTTTGTTTGGCTACAACGGCCATGCTTTCGGCACAGACATCATCAAATGCAAATGCAGCTAATCCTAACAGTCCGCAATTTCAATGGGTGAGTGAGGTATATGACTTTGGAAGTATTCCTCAAGGAATTCCTGCAAAAGCGAGATACGAATTTACCAATGTTGGAAAAGAAGCGCTTGTAATTACAGATGTTCAGAAAACTTGTGGTTGCACTAGCACAGATTGGAGCAAAGAACCAATTGCACCGGGCCAAAAAGGATGGATCATGGCTGAATACAATGCTGCCAACGAAGGAGCATTTACAAAAGCGATAACCGTTATGTCAAATTCAACAACTCCAACTTTGAAATTAACTTTCAAAGGAACAGTGGTGAAAGATGCAGCGGGCAGTGTTCCGGAACAACAATCCATTTTTAATCAATAATTCATACTTGAACTTTTTATGCGACACCTCCGTGCGTTATTAATCGCACGGAGTTTTTTATGTACCTTTGAGCCATGCCAAAAATATCTTTTCGCGGCGAAAACATGCCTGCATCACCAATAAGAAAATTGGTACCCTTTGCTGAAAAAGCAAAAATAAGAGGGGTAAAGATCTATCACTTGAATATTGGTCAACCCGATATTGAAACTCCACATCAAATGATGGATGCTGTGAAGAATACAAATCTGAAAGTTTTGGAATATTCGCACAGTGCAGGATTTGAAAGTTATCGCCGCAAACTGGTGCAGTATTATGCAAAATATGGCATCGAATTAAATCATCACCAGATCATGATCACCACTGGTGGAAGTGAAGCAATTTTATTTGGAATGATGTGTTGTTTAGATGCAGGTGATGAAGTAATTATTCCCGAACCTCTTTATGCAAATTACAACGGATTTACCACAGCGAGTAATATTGTTGTTAAACCAATTACCTCCTATATTGAAACAGGATTTGCCCTCCCTCCTATATCTGAATTTGAAAAATTGATCACACCAAAAACAAAAGCAATTTTAATTTGTAATCCGAATAATCCAACAGGTTATTTATATACAAAAGAAGAATTATTACAATTGCGTGATCTGGTTTTAAAATACGATCTTTTTTTATTTGCAGATGAAGTTTATCGCGAATTCGTTTATGATGGCAACGAACAATTTTCCGTTTTAAATATGGAAGGAATTGATGAGAATGTGGTTTTAATGGATTCCATTTCCAAAAGATATAGTGCATGTGGTGCAAGAATTGGAGCGCTGATTTCCAAAAATAATAAGGTGATGGAAACTGCATTAAAATTTGCGCAGGCAAGATTATCGCCTCCAACTTTAGAACAAATTTTAGCAGAAGCATTTTTAGATGTTCCTGATAGTTATTTCACCGAAGTGGAAAAAGAATATGTTGAACGCCGGAATTTATGTGTGGAAAGATTAAATGCAATGGATGGAGTTTTATGTCCGACTCCGGGTGGAGCATTTTATGCAATTGCAAGATTACCCATCGACGATTCCGATAAATTTTGCCAGTGGTTACTCGAATCATTTCATTTAAATAATGAAACGGTAATGCTTGCACCCGCAACTGGATTTTATTCAACTCCCGGTTTAGGGAAAAATGAAGTTCGAATTGCATACGTTCTTAATAAAAATGATATCAATAAAGCAATGGATTGTTTGGATGCGGCGCTTAAAGTTTATCCGGGAAGAGTTGTTGCCAGGGTTATGAGTTCGGAAGTTTAGTTCTGAGTTCTGACATGTAGTAGATCTCCTGCGTCGATCACTACATGTTTCGGTTCTGAGTTCTGAGTTCTGGGTTCTGAGTTCACTTCGGAGGAAAATCATCCGGGTGTGGAAAGTTTGATGCCTGCCTGGCGACTGCCGGCAGACAGGTTCTTTATTCCTTGTTCTTTATTCGATATTATTGTTCTTAAATCTCCATCACATGAGTGTCCCCACAGTGTTACGCGTAGCGAACTCTGTGGATTCGGAGCTGAAAGTATTTGGAGTTCTGGGTTCTGAGTTCTGAGTTCACTTCGGAGGAAAATCATCCGGGTGTGGAAAGTTTGATGTTCTTTATTCCTTGTTCTTTATTCGATATTATTTTTCTGAGTTCTTAATTCTGAGTTCTGGGTTATATTCGGAGGAAAATCACCCGGGCGTGGAAAGTTTGATGCCCGCTTGGCGACTGCCGGCAGACAGGTTCTTTATTCCTTGTTCTTTATTCGATATTATTGTTCTTAAATCTCCATCACATGAGTGTCCCCACAGTGTTACGCGTAGCGAACTCTGTGGATTCGGAGCTGAAAGTATTTGGAGTTCTGAGTTCTGGGTTCTGAGTTCTGAGTTCACTACGGAGGAAAATCACTCGGGCGTAATTAGTTTAATGCCTGCCTGGCGACTGCCGGCAGACAGGTTCTTTATTCCTTGTTCTTTATTCGATATTTGTTCTCAGTTTACTTGATTTGCAAATGTTCCATACTTACAACTCCTGTCCATTATTCAAAATAAATATTTTATGCGAAAATTAATTGCCTTAATCACTTTTTTTATTTTCATTTTATCCGCATTAAACGCGCAAACAATTCCATCAGAAATTGCCGGCAAATGGATGGGCAAATTAAATGTTGGCATTGAATTGCGGCTGGTCTTTAATTTTGAAATATCGGGAGATACTATTTTTACTACTATTGATAGTCCCGACCAAGGTGTTAATGGAATACCGACAGAAAAAACAACTTTAATTAATGATGAGATCACTGTTACAATTCCGGTAATTAGTGGATCGTTTAAGGGAAAATATATTGCAGATAGTGTAATTATTAGAGGCATATGGTTTCAATCCGGCGGATCAATGCCAATATCATTATCTAAAATAGATTTTGTTGAACCCATTAAGCGACCTCAAAATCCGGTTAAACCTTATCCCTATAAAGAAGAGGAAGTTGTTTTTAAAAATAAAAGCGCCGACAGTGTTTTTCTTGCCGGAACATTAACTATTCCTGAGGGTGCAGGTCCGTTTAAAGCAGTTATTTTAGTTTCAGGAAGTGGTCCGCAAAACAGAGATGAATTTTTATTAGGACATTCGCCCTTTTTAGTTTTGAGCGACAGATTAACACGCAAAGGAATAATTGTTTTGCGATATGATGACAGAGGTGTGGCAAATTCAACCGGTGATTTTTCGAAGGCAACAACTCAAGATTTTGCAAGTGATGCAGATGCTGCAGTTAAATATTTAATGTCGAGAAAAGATCTTAATATTTCTGAGATCGGAATTGCAGGTCACAGTGAAGGTGGATTAATTGCACCGATCACAGCCACTGAAAATAAAAATGTTGATTTTATTGTAATGTTGGCCGGTCCGGGAATACCGGGCGATTCCATTCTAAATTTACAAGGAGATCTTATTGCAAAAGCCTCCGGATTTACAGATAGTATGATCTATTATTATAGCGCGATCAGGCATGATATAATAAATGTGGTATTGGCTGAGAATGATATGGATATTATTTCAAAAAAGATCATCGCAATTAATAAAGAATTTCTGAAAACCACACCTCAATATATTTTAGATGAAATGCAGATGTCGGCAAAAGATTCAACAAGTGCAGTGGATTTTTATGCCAATGTGTGGACAAAATATTTCCTGAGTTTTGATCCCCGACCCATCCTTGAAAAATTAAAAATTCCGGTTCTCGCATTAAATGGGACCAATGATCTTCAGGTACCCTATAAGGAGAATTTAATGGCAATAGAGGAAGCATTAAAAAAAAGTGAATCAAAAAATTATAAAGTGTTGGAATTGAAGGGACTGAATCATCTTTTTCAGGTTTCTGTAAGCGGTTCACCAAATGAGTATTCAAGCCTTGAAGAAACTTTTAATGAGGAAGCAATGGAGATCATAGTCAATTGGATTCTACAATTGTGATACTAAGGAACCACCAGGCATTTTTCAACTTTCTGCCCCGTCACAAATAATTCCATTCGGATACTTTATCTTTGCTTTCATTAGAGATTTTTGCAGCTCCTCAGCCAGCATAGATCATTAACCACAAAACCAAAGATTCAGGATTGGAAATTGTATCAGTAAGCTTTTCCGGGATTACCTTTAGCGAGCCAGCCACCAGCATAACAGATATGGTATTGGCCATAATTTGTTTCAGTTTGGTTGCCCGTATCAAGAATAATTTTAACGAAAGCTTTTTTAACAATGCATGGCGTCTGTTTTTTCTTTTTACGGGACTAGCTACCTCTCTCGGGACTGTTTGTCATGGATTTGAACTTATGTTACCCACCTCCATACACAACATGTTATGGATGTGCATGAATATTTGCAGCAGCATTTCTGTTTATTTTGCTTTAAAGGCGACAATTCGTTTTACCCGGGCGGAAGATTTTGCACATAGATTATTGCAAGTTCTGAATATCGGATCTCTAGTGGTATTCAGCGGTCTTACAATTGTAAACAACGACTTCGAAATTTTTAAAATTCATTGTGCAATAGGGCTTACACTTATATTTATTACTCATGCATTTGCATCCTATAAAAGTCATGTAGGGAGCGGTTCCATTGTTTTGGGGATGTTACTTTCGTTCATTACCGTTTATATCCATACCAACCAGATATCAATAAATGCGTGGTTCGATTACAAAGATATTGGTCACGTTATCATGATGTTCAGCCTGGTGCTTATTTATAACGGAATATACTTAATGAAAGAAAATTTGAAGCTTTCCGTCTACAGGCTGCGTTTTCAATGAGATCGTGATTCGTGAATCGTGAGTCCGGTTTATTATCGCCGGAGGTGGTTAGACTTTTCTTTTTTCGAAATAGGAAGTAGGAAGTAGGAAATAGGAAACTCTTTTTAAAGTGTATCAGGTATCAGGAAAACAAACAGTGGAATCTCTTAAAATTTCGCAAAAAATTTATACTCCTTTTAGCCAACGTAGCTTAAGCGAAGGCGGCTTTCTCCTTTTTCGAAATAGGAAGTAGGAAATAGGAAGTAGGAAAACAAACGGTGGGATTTGGTAAAATTTCGCAAGAAATTTAAACTCCTTTCTCCTCTCTCATCACTCCTTTTTAGTTTCAGGTATCAGGAAAATAAACGCTGTGATTTTGCAAAATTTCGCCAGAAATTTAAACTCCTCTCTCCTTTCTCCTCTCTCCTTTCTCCAACATTTACTATTTTTGAAAAAAATTTATATGAAAAAACCACTTATTCCAATTGTTCTGCTTTTGACCATGTTTGTAATTACAGGCTGTCCTGTAGGTGTACCCCATCCTTTAGGCAAACAAGGAGAGGAAAAAATTAATAAAGATATGCTTGGCACCTGGGTGCAAACCAATACGGAAATGGAGGTTATGAAAATGGAAATAGTTAAACGTGATAATAATTCCGTTTTTGTAAATGTTTTAGAAAGAGGTAGTATGTATTCTTTGGAGACCGACAATTTCTACGGTTGGTTTACAGAAATAGAGGGTAAAAATTTTATTTACATGCAGGATGTTGATGATGCCGAAGACGACTATTATACTTATTGTTTTGAAGTGAGTGGTAACACCATGAAATCATATGATATCAGTTTATTAGTTGGTGGTGTTGATGCAATTACCTCCACTGAAGCTTACCGTGAAGAAGTTAAAGCTTCACTTAAAATGGAAGGTGCATTAAGCAGTGAGACTATTTGGACCAAACAATAAATAATTCAATTCCCTTACCAATTAAGGGTGATCTTATTATTTGAATTTGGAAAATTAATTGTTTTAACAGCGGCTTTATCTCTGTTTGCAAAATATAATATTTTATATGCTTCCTCAGGAAAGATCATATTTTTTTGAGTACTTATAAGATCGGATTTTTTTCCATCCACCATCATATTTTTTAGCAACGGATCAAATCCGTGCAAAATAATCTGAATGGTTTTAAAATGAGAAGTATATGAACCTTCAGGTTTTTCTATCATCAATGATCTGTCGTTATAATTATATTTGAAAATTCGTTTGTAAAATACACCCGATTCCATATTATAAGAAACACCATCATCTTCATAATAGGTGATTTCATTATTTTGTATTCCATAATAAACATGAACAAATAAAGTATCCGTAGGTTTCTGATCAAAATTCTGCACGGTGCGCTGCATTGGAATAATACTGCTTTCTTTCACAAAAACCGGTAGACGATGCAAGGGCGATTCAACAATAACTTCCGAATTTGCATCAAATTTTTTATCATTGTAAAAATCATAATAATTATTTGCCGGGAAATATACTTTGCAGAAATTTTCTGTGCTTCTCACCGGCGCAATTAATATTGCATCTCCGAATAAATATTGATTTTGATAGGTAGAATAATATATTTTATTGTCGTAAGGATAATCAATAGCCAGCGATTTATTAACAGGAAGACCGGTAATACTGGCATGATAAAATTCAGAATATAAATAAGGCATTAACTGATATCGCAATTGAATATAATATTTTGCTATTGCTTCGGTTTCCTCACCATAACTCCAGGGTTCGGAGTCCTTTAAATTATATGCCTTATGACTTCGGAAAAATGGTGTAAATACACCTAGTGTTATCCAACGCGTATATAATTCCTTTGTGGCATCTGCTGCAAATCCACCCACATCCACACCACAATTAGCAACTCCACTTAGTCCCAAACTATTTAATAATCGCACTCCTAATAATAAATGATCATCAGTTGGAGTATTATCTCCGGTCCATACAGTGGAGTAACGTTGTATACCTGCGTAACCACTTCGTGTTAATACAAAAGGTCGCTGATTAACCAATAATTTTTTAGTTCCTTCGTAAGTTGACCTCGCCATTTGCATTCCGTAAATATTTCTTCCTGTGAGTCCGTTCCCGCCATTTCCATCATAATTAAATTCTACCAATGAAGGAAATTTTTGTCCCCATGTTGCAGGTTCATTCATATCGTTCCAAAATCCTATAATTCCCTGATCAACATAATTTTTAAAACTATTTCCCCACCAGGTTCTGGTTTCAGGAAGTGTAAAATCGGGGAAATTGCATAATCCCGGCCATACTTCAGCCGCATAATTAGTTCCATCGGGATATTTTAAGAACAGATCATTTTTTAATCCCTCTTCATACGCTTTATATCCGGTTTCCACTTTAATTCCCGGGTCAACAATTATTGCCGTGCGAACACCCATTCCTTTTAAAGTATTCAACATATTTTCCGGTTGCGGAAAACGCACAGCATCCCAGGTAAATATTTTATAGGCATCCATATAATGAATATCTAAATAAATTACATCAAGTGGAATTTGTTTTTCGCGAAATGTTTTTGCAACATTTAATACTTCTGAATCCGGAAAATAACTCCACCTGCATTGTTGAAATCCGAGGCTCCATTGTGCGGGCATCGGAGTTTTTCCGGTGAGATCTGTGTAAGAAGAAATAATTGCCTCCACTCCGGAATGATAAATAAAGTAATAATTAACATCCCCTTCTTCCACAGTAAAAGAAGAAAATCGCATATTGGATGCACCGAAATTAAAATGTGTTTTGGAAGTATTATCTAAAAATATTCCGTAACATAAACTATCGTGCAACCCGATAAAAAACGGAATGGAAACGTACATAGGGTCAGTTCCCGGGCCATATCCGAAAACGTCCGTATTCCAATTCACATAACCATTACCACGTCTGTCGAGATCACCGGTTTTTTCACCCAAACCTATAAATCTTTCTTTTGGAAATAATTTTTTATAGACTGAAATTTCATTCCCGGTGAACATGGTTCCGAATTCATCATCACCATTTATAAGTTCACCCGCATTATTAAAAAAAGAAACATGCAATTTATCTTTTGTAATTATGAGTTTAAGTGAATCGGTTGTCAATATGATATTATTTCCCTCCTCTTTGATATTGGTTTTTACCACTTGAGGGCTTCCAATCACAGCATAAGAAAAGTCAACTCCGGGTAATTCCTTGCTTACCTGAATTCGAATAATATTTGGTGAATACACTTTTACAGTTAAAAACCCGTTATCTCCCTGAATCTGAAGTTCCTGACCAGCAGTTTTTTGCGATTTAAACGCGCCTAAAGGAGTGTTACCGGTGTTAATTGTTTGTGCTTTTGAAGCAAAAAACAGTAACAGAAACAAAAAGGTATTTGATATATTGAGAAATAAGTATCTTATTTGCATAAGTAATGCTATTGTGCATGTAAAAGTATAAAAGTAAAGCAATGAATCAAACTTCTGTTAAGACTAATTATGGGGCGCTTTCAACCCTGGTAAGTGTATTTTTTTTCTGGGGATTTATAGCTGCCGGCAATGGTGTTTTTATACCTTTTTGCAAACATTATTTTCATTTGGACCAGTTTCAGTCACAACTGATTGATTTTGCTTTTTATGGAGCATATTATATTGGTGCATTACTTCTGTTTATTTTTAGTATGGTTCGTAAACACGATCTGGTTTCAGGCTGGGGATATAAAAAAAGTATAGTAAACGGATTGCTCTTTTCATTTTTAGGTTCCTTAGCAATGATAATAGCAGTTAATTACGGCGGATTTGCAGCAGTTTTGATGAGTTTATTTATTGTTGCACTGGGATTTTCACTTCAGCAAACTGCAGCTCAACCATTCTCCATTGCACTTGGCGATCCTACAACAGGAAATTCACGTATCACCCTTGGTGGTGCCGTAAATTCATTTGGAACAACAATAGGACCTATTGTAGTTGCTCTTGCTTTATTCGGTTCAACTACAATAACCGATGAAAAAATAAATTCCCTCGAATTAAATTCTATTACTCTTTTATATTGTGGAATTGGATTTTTGTTTCTTTTGTGCGCTGCACTTTTTTTCACCTCCAAAAAAGTTCCTTCCGGTATTTCCGATAGCAATGTGGAAAAAGCTAATAAAGCATTAAGAACCCTTGTAACTATTACCGTTTTATTAATAATTATATTCACTGTGGTATTTTCAAGTTACACTACTCCTGATGCAGTTCGTGTGGAAGAGTTGAAAGCGGAGGTGGCCGACACGATTAATATTAATGCTGATCTCCTGTCTCAAAAATTAAAAGAAATTAAAGAATTGAATGCACCGCTTGAAATGAGAAGAATGATTTTATTAGGCGCTGCATTTGTGGTTGTTTTCGGAGGTTTATTAATTGCAAAGGGAAGAGCAAAGAAAAATCCTGAAGGCTGGGGTGCCTTACATTATCCCCAATTAGTTTTAGGCATGTTAGGTATTTTTACCTATGTTGGCGTGGAAGTAACTATTCAAAGTAATTTATCTGAATTATTAAAACAGGATGCCTTTGGTGGATTGCAGGCAGCACAAATATCTCCTTATATTTCGATGTATTGGGGTAGTTTAATGATAGGACGATGGGCGGGTTCCATTGCAGTTTTTTCGGTGGCAGGAATGCGTAAAAAATTATTAATGATACTTGTTCCAATTATTGCCTTCGGTGTAATTATTCTTGTTAATTCTATTGCCGGAAGTGATATGCGACCACTCTACGCATATATTGTTTGTGTTGCAGTTCAAATTGCAGCGTTCTTTATCGGAAGAGATAAACCCGCAAGAACATTATTTATATTTAGTGCTTTGGGTTTAACAGCAATGCTCATTGGTTTATTTACCACAGGAACAGTTGCCATTTATGCATTTTTAAGTGGTGGGTTATTCTGCAGTATCATGTGGCCGAATATTTTTGCATTATCTGTAACAGGATTAGGAAAATATACTTCACAAGGATCTGCATTTTTAATTATGATGATATTGGGCGGAGGAGTTATTCCACCGATACAAGGAAAATTAGCGGATATTATTGGAATTCATCCTTCGTATTGGATACCTGTTGGATGTTTCTTATACCTTGCATGGTTTGCACTTCGTGTTAGTAAAATTTTACAGAAACAAGGTATTGCAGTGGATGGTGCAAGTGGTGGGCATTGAATTATATATTTTCGTTGCAACATAATTAAATGCTGCGGTTAATTTTAAAATTGCCGGACACAATATGTTGGTTTTATGTTTTTTTTGCCAGACCAGGAACGCTTACTTTTCGTTCTATTGATAGTTTATTTTTATCATGAAGATCCTCAATTGGGCTAAAGCCCGTCTAAAGAGTGTGCTTTTACCCACCCGGCTAAAGCCGGGGGTTATTAGTTTTTAATTTACGTTTAAATTTAGATGAAATCGAATTTTGATCTTAATAGCTGTAGGTTTTAACCCACATATAATTTGATAATAATTGGGGTTGGAGTTTTAATCCATGGATAATTTAAAAATAGCCGTGGGTTTTAACCCACGGATAATAATCGTGAATCTCGACGGGCTTTAGCCCAATTATGGATTTTCAATTCGGCAGGAAAGTTACAAGACAGCTAAAGCCCATTTATAGTGTGTGAATTTACCCCACTGGCTGAAGCCGGGTGTTTTTTATTCGTGTATTCGTGGCTTCCTTTTTTTTCCACAATACGGATGAAAACAAAGCCACGATTGCACGAATGAACAGCCGTTAGGGTGCGTAGATTGCAGTTAAATATATGTTTATTTTTAAACTCGCGCCCAAGTCTGCAATTTTTGACAGGTTTGAAGCAACTTTATTTTATAATAAAATATTTCGGGGCTTCTGTG
The genomic region above belongs to Bacteroidota bacterium and contains:
- a CDS encoding MFS transporter, with translation MNQTSVKTNYGALSTLVSVFFFWGFIAAGNGVFIPFCKHYFHLDQFQSQLIDFAFYGAYYIGALLLFIFSMVRKHDLVSGWGYKKSIVNGLLFSFLGSLAMIIAVNYGGFAAVLMSLFIVALGFSLQQTAAQPFSIALGDPTTGNSRITLGGAVNSFGTTIGPIVVALALFGSTTITDEKINSLELNSITLLYCGIGFLFLLCAALFFTSKKVPSGISDSNVEKANKALRTLVTITVLLIIIFTVVFSSYTTPDAVRVEELKAEVADTININADLLSQKLKEIKELNAPLEMRRMILLGAAFVVVFGGLLIAKGRAKKNPEGWGALHYPQLVLGMLGIFTYVGVEVTIQSNLSELLKQDAFGGLQAAQISPYISMYWGSLMIGRWAGSIAVFSVAGMRKKLLMILVPIIAFGVIILVNSIAGSDMRPLYAYIVCVAVQIAAFFIGRDKPARTLFIFSALGLTAMLIGLFTTGTVAIYAFLSGGLFCSIMWPNIFALSVTGLGKYTSQGSAFLIMMILGGGVIPPIQGKLADIIGIHPSYWIPVGCFLYLAWFALRVSKILQKQGIAVDGASGGH